The genomic DNA ACACTAAGGCTTGTGACAAGAAAAAAGGCagaccaagggaaaacatcTGGGTTGCAACGGTTGCAGGCCAgattccttgtcaaataaTTAAATCTTATTCAGTACAAATAGCCATAAGTCAGACAGAAGTTGAGAAGTTTCTTCAAGCCTATCTAAGCGACAATCATTTTGCAAAAGTATTGGAGGAGATCCAAACAAAACTCAACAAACCAAACCCACTGTATACACAGTACAAGCTGGGAGAGAACGGATTGCTGTACTTTGTAGACAATAAGGAAAGACATCAACTATGCGTACCTAAGGGATTACAGATAGAAATTATCAAAGAAAATCATGATAATCTGaatcaaggagcacatgcAGGATTGGCTAAGACGTATCAGCAAATCGCATCAGTCTACTACTGGCCTAAAATGGCAGAAGGAGTTCGGCAGTACGTTTTTTCCTGCGACATTTGCCAAAAGGCTGGACATTGCCGACATGGTCCGAGAGGGTACTTGCAACCTATACCCATACCGCAACAGCCGTTTGAAGTAGTATCCATGGATTTTGTCATGGACTTACCACCCAGCGGCGAATGTAACGCCATCCTAGTGGTAAtagacaaactaactaaATATGCACACTTCCTACCGTGTACTACGCAGATAAATGAAATTGAAACAGCTAGATTATTTCATGACAATATATGGTGTCAGTACGGATTACCACGACAGATCATAACGGATAGAGATGCTAGATGGACCGGCGCTTTCTGGGAACATCTAGTTAGTTTACTAGGCATCAAACGCGCTCTTACCACGGCGTATCACCCGCAAGcagacggacaaacggaaatTATGAACCAAACTATGGAAACTGCCATTAGAGCATTCACTAACCCCATGAAGAACGATTGGAAGTATTTACTCCCAGGACTAGCCCACTCTTACAACACTagtatgcatacaacaaccCAGCAGACTCCTGCATTCTTACTCAGAGGGTTTCAGCCGCTAGCCACAGCCAATTTGCTTGCACTAACGGCCGACCATGTTCAAAGGCCGTCTAAGGAAAGCGAGTCAgcagaagaattcaaggagtCTATGGATATGGTACGCGATCTAGCAAAAGACGCTCTCAAGGTTGCTCAGAGTCTACAGCAAAAATACTATAATATGAATAGAACACATAATATCTATAAACCAGGCAATCTGGTGCTAATTAACCCCCATTCACTAAGGCTGCTAAAAAGAGGCAAGGGTAAAGGCAATAAACTAAACATGAGATACGAGGGACCATTCAAAGTTCTAGAACAAGTGTCTCCCGTCTCTTACCGATTGCGACTACCGGGTAGCTACAGAATTCATCCCGTAATCAATATTGCCCACCTAGAAAACTACAAGCCATCACCAGCAAAGTTTGGGAAGCGACCTACTAAACACATTCCCCGGCAAGACTTTGAACAAATGCCGGAGTACAAAGTAGAAAAGATAGTGAGCAAGCGAATGATTACTTGAGGAAAGAAGCGTATAAGGCAATACAAAATCCAATGGCTGGGATACGGACCAGAAGAGGACAGGTGGAAATCGGAAAAGGAGCTAAAGAACGCACCAGACATAATAAGAAACTGGCACAAAGCTAAAAATGAAACAAATTAACGTAAGACAGTTTTGGTCATAGGAATAACTAAACCTGGTCTGGTTTGTGCTCTCGGAAATTACCAATATATGCGCCTATGCTATTGCTCTAAAGAAAAAATTAACATAAATACCATTGGACAGTTAACATTCCTCTTCGCCAATCTATCAACTGCTCAGCCCATTCGGAACAATACTGCTTTCCTCAGACATCATGCCTCACTTTGATAATCTCTACTATTATCCTATCTTCACTACTTATCGCAACGACGTCCCGTTGAACTCCCATTCAGGCATAGTCAAAGCTAGGCATATATTTGAACTTTATCACTGCTACGCTGATAAACATAATAACCATACCTCCCCGTATTTGGAATGGCACCCGGACCCCCTAGAACGACGCATTCACCAATCGCCCAATGTAGAGGCGTATCACTGGGACGACTCGGAAACGCACTGGTATGTTGGAATCAACACCAGTCACGCGTTGCACGGAGCATACCGGCATGCGCTTCAAACACTAGGGGACGCTCTGCAACCGGAGAATTGGGATCGCAGCGACCCCTGGCGCAACTACAACTTTGACAATAAACTTGCTGAGATCGGAATGCTGCACATACCCAAGCCTGCTAGCTTTTGAGAAGGCGTCTATAGCTTAGCCTTTCATTCCTTTCACGAGTTACAGCAACAGGTGCACCATAATAACTTTTATGCAATGTGTCTAATAGCGCTAGCTTACGTTGTCAACGCCGTCCGAATGAACCATTATCACAACCTAGCATATGCTGGTTATATGCAGGGATCTCCGGGATTTGTCTCTGCACATTGTTACTGGTGTAGAATACATGGATACGCGGTAACCGACTTATCCAAAGACGATGAATCCACAGCGGGTGAGTTGGGGCTTGCAAACTTGCCAGACAAGTTAATATTCAGAACCAGAGTCGTACACACAGAGTTTGAGCCCGGCAAGCAAGATCAGGACCAGGAAGTGGACAAGTTGGCTCCAGATTCGCCGCCTCCCGCACTATCTCCTatggaagaagaaggccgaCCTGTTGTATCCGGTGAACCTTCCATTGATACCCAACTCAGCAAGATGCTGCGCAAACACCTCACCCTCAACGGCATCGACCAACCACCTTGCGTCGACAGCCAACCTCAGTCAGGATGGCACTATCGAGACATCTCCGATCGACTCGGGGCTAGCTTCCTCCCAGCTAGTCCTATCGCAGGGCTTTCAGAACAAGGACTGGAATTCTTGCTTCAACGGTTGCAAGAAGTCGCTTTACAGCAACAAAAGGGGGAGGTCACCAAGGAAAGGTCAGGAACAGCTGCTATCGAATGGAAGTGGTCTGCAGAACCGGACCAGTCTAGCAAACCTCTAAAGGGGCTCCCTGAGTGGGTACCCAACGCACTGAACCTCGATTCATCTAGTACTTGGGAGGTGTATTGGGAAGGACAAAGGGAGGGAAGTCAAGGCGATTTAGCTAGTCACCTTATAGTTCTGTGGGAAAAGGATTAGTCTGATGAAGGTCTCACTGTATGAATGTACCCTACAATCATTTAATTCACTTCGCACGTCTTTACTggggggatatgttatggattAGAATACTATAGTAAAGAATGGCAAAGTAAGCGAACGGAAATTGGTGTTGAAATCTCCTTAATGAGTACTTGGGAAGTATATAGTAAGATTTGCTGAATTTTTCTGTATATTCTACTAattttaatcatgtaaatacatgaggtattaagggagatacCGCTTTATTAAAGAA from Rhizoctonia solani chromosome 16, complete sequence includes the following:
- a CDS encoding Retrovirus-related Pol polyprotein from transposon; this encodes MTWGLVFLAYPGMQIVHQAGRVHDNADPVSRLQRRIPYQTGPLADISTPLKLNTKDNPLKNLYKEIGDKFKQEVLEVVSAYTKACDKKKGRPRENIWVATVAGQIPCQIIKSYSVQIAISQTEVEKFLQAYLSDNHFAKVLEEIQTKLNKPNPLYTQYKLGENGLLYFVDNKERHQLCVPKGLQIEIIKENHDNLNQGAHAGLAKTYQQIASVYYWPKMAEGVRQYVFSCDICQKAGHCRHGPRGYLQPIPIPQQPFEVVSMDFVMDLPPSGECNAILVVIDKLTKYAHFLPCTTQINEIETARLFHDNIWCQYGLPRQIITDRDARWTGAFWEHLVSLLGIKRALTTAYHPQADGQTEIMNQTMETAIRAFTNPMKNDWKYLLPGLAHSYNTSMHTTTQQTPAFLLRGFQPLATANLLALTADHVQRPSKESESAEEFKESMDMVRDLAKDALKVAQSLQQKYYNMNRTHNIYKPGNLVLINPHSLRLLKRGKGKGNKLNMRYEGPFKVLEQVSPVSYRLRLPGSYRIHPVINIAHLENYKPSPAKFGKRPTKHIPRQDFEQMPEYKVEKIVSKRMIT